The Allocatelliglobosispora scoriae genome contains a region encoding:
- a CDS encoding fibronectin type III domain-containing protein: MQGRTRALLALGSTLVTALAAVLLIAPPAQAANLLANPGFETGTLSPWTCSAALGSVVSTPVHSGTRALQGAVTAGDNAKCIQTVAVVPSTTYTITAWVRGGGGYVYLGITGGNSTWNPGAASAWVQLTLTHTTAAGQTSLQVYLNGWYGQPAYNADDVSVDGPGGTGVPGIPGNPSAGTITNTSIALSWGASSGTVTGYRVYEGTTVRATVTGTSTTISGLSACTGHTYTVAAYNSTGESGKSGGVTATTSGCTGAPGVPGNLTVGTVTNTSITLSWSASSGTVTGYRVYEGSIVRATVTGTSATITWLTACTGHAYTVAAYNSTGESAKSAGTTGTTTGCPSGGKHAWPYIDITFTSPSMASIMAATGQKYFTIAFALGSAAGCVPAWGATIPLNDSRIINDINAVKAAGGDMKIAFGGAVSPYLEASCTSVNSLAAAYEQVIDTTGVRNLDIDIEASINIDQMNKALAKVQAERPGTTVSFTLMIVSDSYGMIDSLGVDLLKNAKANGVNVTTVNPMTMDFSQSAPDWGDAVIGAATKTLEQMAGIWPEKTDAQRKAMLGVTPMIGKNDTGPIFDLADADQLVAWANANHINSLGFWSVGRDNGGCPGGPVSPTCSSISQSTWAFTNKFKTFVG; this comes from the coding sequence ATGCAAGGCAGAACACGCGCCCTCCTGGCGCTGGGAAGCACGCTCGTCACCGCGCTTGCCGCGGTGCTGCTGATCGCCCCACCCGCCCAGGCGGCGAACCTGCTCGCCAACCCCGGCTTCGAAACCGGCACGCTCTCCCCCTGGACCTGCAGCGCAGCCCTCGGCTCCGTCGTCTCCACCCCCGTCCACAGCGGCACCAGGGCACTGCAGGGCGCCGTCACCGCGGGCGACAACGCCAAGTGCATCCAGACGGTCGCGGTCGTGCCGAGCACGACCTACACGATCACCGCCTGGGTACGCGGGGGCGGCGGCTACGTCTACCTCGGCATCACCGGCGGCAACTCCACCTGGAACCCGGGCGCGGCGTCGGCCTGGGTCCAGCTCACGCTCACCCACACCACCGCCGCCGGCCAGACGTCGCTCCAGGTCTACCTCAACGGTTGGTACGGGCAGCCCGCCTACAACGCCGACGACGTGAGTGTCGACGGCCCCGGCGGCACCGGAGTCCCCGGCATCCCCGGCAATCCGAGCGCCGGCACGATCACCAACACCTCGATCGCCCTGTCCTGGGGTGCCTCGTCCGGCACCGTCACGGGCTACCGCGTCTACGAGGGCACGACCGTCCGGGCCACCGTGACCGGGACATCGACCACGATCAGCGGACTCAGCGCCTGCACCGGGCACACCTACACCGTCGCGGCATACAACTCCACCGGCGAATCCGGCAAGAGCGGCGGGGTGACGGCCACGACGAGCGGGTGCACCGGGGCGCCCGGCGTGCCCGGCAACCTGACCGTCGGCACGGTCACCAACACCTCGATCACCCTGTCCTGGAGCGCCTCCTCGGGGACGGTCACGGGGTACCGCGTCTACGAGGGGTCGATCGTCCGGGCCACCGTGACCGGGACCTCCGCCACGATCACCTGGCTCACCGCCTGCACCGGGCACGCCTACACCGTCGCCGCGTACAACTCGACCGGTGAGTCGGCGAAGAGCGCCGGGACGACCGGCACGACGACGGGCTGCCCGTCCGGGGGCAAGCACGCGTGGCCCTACATCGACATCACCTTCACCTCGCCCAGCATGGCTTCGATCATGGCCGCCACGGGGCAGAAGTACTTCACGATCGCGTTCGCGCTGGGTTCGGCGGCGGGTTGCGTACCGGCGTGGGGTGCCACGATCCCGCTGAACGACTCGCGCATCATCAACGACATCAACGCCGTGAAGGCGGCCGGCGGCGACATGAAGATCGCGTTCGGCGGAGCCGTCTCGCCCTACCTCGAAGCGAGCTGCACCAGCGTCAACTCGCTCGCGGCAGCCTATGAGCAGGTGATCGACACCACCGGCGTACGCAATCTCGACATCGACATCGAGGCGTCGATCAACATCGACCAGATGAACAAGGCGCTCGCGAAGGTGCAGGCCGAGCGGCCCGGCACCACGGTCTCGTTCACCCTGATGATCGTGAGCGACAGCTACGGCATGATCGACTCACTCGGCGTCGACCTGCTCAAGAACGCCAAGGCCAACGGCGTCAACGTCACCACGGTCAACCCGATGACGATGGACTTCTCACAGTCGGCGCCGGACTGGGGCGACGCCGTCATCGGCGCGGCCACCAAGACGCTGGAGCAGATGGCCGGGATCTGGCCGGAGAAGACCGACGCGCAGCGCAAGGCGATGCTCGGCGTCACCCCGATGATCGGCAAGAACGACACCGGCCCGATCTTCGACCTCGCCGACGCCGATCAGCTGGTCGCCTGGGCCAACGCCAACCACATCAACTCGCTGGGATTCTGGTCCGTCGGCCGCGACAACGGCGGCTGCCCCGGCGGCCCGGTGTCGCCGACGTGCTCGTCGATCAGCCAGTCCACCTGGGCGTTCACCAACAAGTTCAAAACCTTCGTCGGGTAA
- a CDS encoding DUF3152 domain-containing protein, translating into MSSRLFDDQDAFEPASRGARADEGYLFAGEPWEQTASEPEGPHGAHRNADTDEQPRRRRRPVPAQGAHAARYAPSWDEREGYGDSGELPELDEPERRSRPRPTQARTGQTRSGRRAAAQRARMRRRRSLVLLLALIAMAAVGFDLARGSRGVILTGDPAGQPSLQASMPEPIVASSPPSQPEAAAIQPTVRPAPVAVPAKGAGTFVYAGGTSKVFGTAGTLRRYQVVVEKGTDQDAAAFATTVDATLSDARSWIAGGKVRFQRVPQGQAHDFVIYLATEVTSEKMCAVGGLQTERYTSCRLPGQVILNLTRWLTAVPDYGAPTALYQQYVVNHEVGHQLELGHEACGGKGQLAPVMQQQTLGLKGCKANAWPFVNGSRFSGAAVA; encoded by the coding sequence ATGAGTTCCCGGCTCTTCGATGATCAGGACGCCTTCGAGCCCGCTTCGCGCGGCGCGCGGGCGGATGAGGGCTACCTGTTCGCCGGTGAGCCCTGGGAGCAGACCGCATCGGAGCCGGAGGGTCCGCACGGCGCCCACCGCAACGCCGACACCGACGAGCAACCACGCCGCCGGCGGCGTCCCGTCCCGGCGCAGGGGGCCCATGCGGCCCGCTACGCGCCCTCCTGGGACGAGCGCGAGGGCTACGGGGACTCGGGCGAGCTACCGGAGCTCGACGAGCCGGAGAGGCGGTCACGGCCCCGCCCGACGCAGGCGCGGACCGGGCAGACCCGATCGGGCCGGCGAGCCGCCGCGCAGCGAGCTCGGATGCGCCGCCGACGCAGCCTGGTCCTCCTCCTGGCGCTGATCGCCATGGCCGCCGTCGGCTTCGACCTGGCCCGAGGTTCACGCGGCGTGATCCTCACGGGCGACCCCGCCGGGCAGCCGTCGTTGCAGGCCTCCATGCCCGAGCCGATCGTGGCGAGCAGTCCGCCGTCGCAGCCCGAGGCCGCCGCGATCCAGCCGACGGTCCGCCCCGCACCGGTCGCCGTACCGGCCAAGGGGGCTGGGACCTTTGTCTACGCGGGGGGCACGAGCAAGGTCTTCGGGACCGCGGGGACGCTGCGGAGATATCAGGTCGTGGTGGAGAAGGGCACGGATCAGGACGCGGCTGCCTTCGCGACGACGGTCGACGCGACCCTCTCCGATGCGCGGAGCTGGATCGCCGGTGGCAAGGTCCGCTTCCAGCGGGTTCCGCAGGGACAGGCCCACGACTTCGTCATCTACCTGGCGACCGAGGTGACCTCGGAGAAGATGTGCGCCGTCGGCGGGCTGCAGACCGAGCGCTACACCTCCTGCCGCCTACCCGGGCAGGTCATCCTCAACCTGACCCGCTGGCTCACCGCCGTGCCCGATTACGGCGCGCCGACCGCGCTCTACCAGCAGTACGTCGTGAACCACGAGGTCGGCCACCAGCTCGAACTCGGTCATGAGGCGTGCGGCGGCAAGGGCCAGCTCGCCCCGGTGATGCAGCAGCAGACGCTCGGTCTGAAGGGCTGCAAGGCCAATGCATGGCCGTTTGTCAATGGCTCCCGCTTCTCGGGTGCGGCTGTCGCCTAG
- a CDS encoding TetR/AcrR family transcriptional regulator yields the protein MAPATSGPQTSGRPARLPRSARRKQLLAAAQDVFVAQGYHAAAMDDIAERAGVSKPVLYQHFPGKLELYLALLDTHCEALIERIRGAMAATSDNKERVRGAMSAYFDFVSHESEAFRLVFESDLRNDPAVRERVDRVEQASVDAIRETIMSDTGVSRARAEVLAAGLSGAAQAAARYWLADGRQIPQGEAEELIAMLSWRGIAAFPLHGEPGGMEGDDDPVTG from the coding sequence ATGGCACCGGCGACGAGCGGCCCTCAGACCTCAGGCCGACCTGCCCGGCTGCCGCGGTCCGCGCGCCGCAAGCAACTCCTGGCAGCGGCGCAGGACGTCTTCGTGGCTCAGGGTTACCACGCGGCGGCGATGGACGACATCGCCGAGCGGGCCGGCGTTTCCAAGCCCGTCCTCTACCAGCATTTCCCCGGCAAGCTCGAGCTCTATCTGGCGCTTCTGGACACCCACTGCGAGGCGCTGATCGAGCGCATTCGCGGCGCGATGGCCGCCACCAGCGACAACAAGGAGCGGGTGCGGGGCGCGATGAGCGCCTACTTCGACTTCGTCTCCCACGAGTCCGAGGCCTTCCGGCTCGTCTTCGAGTCGGATCTGCGCAACGACCCGGCGGTGCGGGAGCGCGTCGACCGGGTCGAGCAGGCGAGCGTCGACGCCATCCGCGAGACGATCATGTCGGACACCGGCGTGAGCCGCGCCCGGGCCGAGGTGCTCGCCGCCGGGCTGAGCGGGGCCGCGCAGGCCGCCGCCCGCTACTGGCTCGCCGACGGACGGCAGATTCCGCAGGGCGAGGCCGAGGAGCTGATCGCCATGCTCTCGTGGCGCGGCATCGCCGCATTCCCACTCCATGGCGAGCCCGGCGGCATGGAAGGGGACGACGACCCCGTCACCGGCTAG
- a CDS encoding DEAD/DEAH box helicase, giving the protein MTSSTFAELGVRPETVAALAEIGITHAFAIQEYALPIAARGADLIGQAPTGTGKTFGFGLPLVDRAVTPAEGGDGLPAALVVVPTRELGLQVAKDLQAAGKLRGVRVLPIYGGVGYEPQIDALTKGVEILVATPGRLLDLIKQKHLKLDRIKAIVLDEADRMLDLGFLDDVEKILAMLPEQRQTMLFSATMPDAIVTLSRRFLHSPITVHAGHTEETGVSPQTKQFVYRTHSLNKLEMLARILQVTDRGLTMIFSRTKRNCDRVTEDLDFRGFAAAAVHGDLNQGARERALRAFRAGKIDVLVATDVAARGIDITGVTHVINFDCPEDPDTYVHRIGRTGRAGATGVAVTFVDWEDMPRWRIIDKTLEIGNPDPVETYHTSPWLYTDLDIPTEAAASLPSAQRSRVGLSAEVEEDLGGRPKRGESERGRRPADGERGGRSRGRSGRSGGDAATPAAEGDTTTEPKQPRQRRRSRAGSIVKGDPTVVLFSSADDGADTAVITESAVDGAGPDEATGRPRRRRRRGGRGRTPGAEGTAGTDTVEAAGGDE; this is encoded by the coding sequence ATGACTAGCTCAACCTTTGCCGAGCTTGGCGTCCGCCCCGAGACAGTCGCCGCGCTTGCTGAGATCGGCATCACCCACGCATTCGCCATCCAGGAATATGCGCTGCCCATCGCAGCGCGCGGAGCAGACCTCATCGGTCAGGCGCCCACCGGCACCGGCAAGACCTTCGGCTTCGGCCTCCCGCTCGTCGACCGCGCGGTCACCCCTGCGGAGGGCGGCGACGGCCTGCCCGCGGCCCTCGTCGTCGTGCCCACCCGCGAGCTCGGCCTCCAGGTCGCCAAGGACCTCCAGGCAGCGGGCAAGCTGCGCGGCGTCCGCGTGCTCCCGATCTACGGCGGCGTCGGCTACGAGCCGCAGATCGACGCGCTCACCAAGGGCGTCGAGATCCTCGTCGCCACGCCCGGCCGGCTGCTCGACCTGATCAAGCAGAAGCACCTCAAGCTCGACCGCATCAAGGCGATCGTGCTCGACGAGGCCGACCGCATGCTCGACCTCGGCTTCCTCGACGACGTCGAGAAGATCCTGGCGATGCTCCCCGAGCAGCGCCAGACGATGCTCTTCTCCGCCACGATGCCCGACGCGATCGTGACGCTGTCGCGCCGCTTCCTGCACTCCCCCATCACCGTCCACGCCGGACACACGGAGGAGACGGGCGTCAGCCCGCAGACCAAGCAGTTCGTCTACCGCACGCACTCGCTCAACAAGCTGGAGATGCTGGCGCGCATCCTGCAGGTCACCGACCGCGGGCTCACCATGATCTTCAGCCGCACCAAGCGCAACTGCGACCGGGTCACCGAGGACCTCGACTTCCGCGGCTTCGCTGCGGCGGCCGTCCACGGCGACCTCAACCAGGGCGCGCGCGAGCGGGCGTTGCGGGCGTTCCGGGCCGGCAAGATCGATGTGCTGGTCGCGACCGACGTCGCGGCGCGCGGCATCGACATCACCGGTGTCACGCACGTCATCAACTTCGACTGCCCCGAGGACCCCGACACCTACGTCCACCGCATCGGCCGCACCGGCCGGGCCGGCGCCACCGGCGTCGCGGTGACGTTCGTGGACTGGGAGGACATGCCTCGCTGGCGGATCATCGACAAGACGCTGGAGATCGGCAACCCCGATCCGGTCGAGACCTACCACACCTCCCCGTGGCTCTACACCGACCTCGACATCCCGACCGAGGCCGCCGCGAGCCTGCCGTCCGCGCAGCGCTCCCGGGTCGGCCTCTCCGCCGAGGTCGAGGAGGACCTGGGCGGGCGCCCCAAGCGTGGCGAGAGCGAGCGCGGCCGGCGTCCCGCCGACGGCGAGCGCGGTGGCCGCAGCAGGGGTCGATCGGGCCGCTCGGGTGGCGACGCCGCAACTCCGGCAGCAGAGGGCGACACCACCACCGAGCCGAAGCAGCCGCGTCAGCGGCGCCGCAGCCGCGCGGGTTCGATCGTCAAGGGCGACCCGACCGTGGTGCTCTTCTCCTCCGCCGATGACGGCGCCGACACCGCCGTCATCACCGAGTCCGCTGTGGATGGTGCCGGTCCGGACGAGGCCACCGGCCGTCCGCGCCGCCGCCGCCGTCGTGGCGGACGGGGCAGGACCCCCGGCGCGGAGGGCACTGCGGGAACCGACACCGTCGAAGCCGCCGGCGGCGACGAGTAA
- a CDS encoding prenyltransferase/squalene oxidase repeat-containing protein, whose protein sequence is MIDTDAAIGFVVAKGDPIDRARLAHLRTGATASEEILTSVEAGQSRDGGWPAVIGGDVASIDATCFRLAELDDLGGLARPAARRALDWLASRQGSDGTWDEHPSLADVAPPWAQPGDPEARLFVTANAAFWLLVAGREARASGPLDDRPGGAYAGMAHAAAEALRSQVGYDGSLPTFLVAQWLAGAVLYRQEMYYESARIQMRLTDRMPEFTAADTAWLAASMRRVGVPAEDSLMVAALRRLAQTQRSDGGFESDDGPKFDVHTTLTAIRAVLAR, encoded by the coding sequence GTGATCGACACCGACGCCGCGATTGGGTTCGTAGTGGCTAAGGGTGACCCCATAGACCGGGCTCGCCTGGCCCATCTTCGTACCGGAGCGACTGCCTCAGAAGAAATCCTGACCAGCGTCGAGGCAGGTCAGTCCCGGGACGGCGGATGGCCGGCCGTCATCGGCGGTGACGTGGCATCGATCGACGCCACCTGCTTCCGGCTGGCCGAGCTCGACGACCTGGGGGGCCTGGCCCGCCCGGCCGCGCGTCGCGCGCTCGACTGGCTCGCGTCCCGCCAGGGCTCCGACGGCACCTGGGACGAGCACCCCTCGCTCGCCGACGTCGCCCCGCCGTGGGCGCAGCCCGGCGATCCCGAGGCGCGCCTCTTCGTCACCGCCAACGCCGCGTTCTGGCTGCTCGTCGCCGGTCGCGAAGCCCGTGCCTCCGGCCCGCTCGACGACCGTCCGGGCGGCGCCTATGCCGGGATGGCCCACGCCGCGGCGGAGGCGCTGCGCTCGCAGGTCGGTTACGACGGCTCGCTGCCGACCTTCCTCGTCGCCCAGTGGCTCGCCGGAGCGGTGCTCTACCGCCAGGAGATGTATTACGAATCGGCGCGCATCCAGATGCGGCTCACCGATCGCATGCCGGAGTTCACCGCGGCCGACACCGCGTGGCTCGCGGCCTCGATGCGGCGGGTCGGCGTCCCGGCGGAGGACTCCCTGATGGTCGCAGCCCTGCGCCGGCTGGCACAGACCCAGCGCAGTGACGGCGGCTTCGAGAGCGACGACGGCCCGAAATTCGACGTCCACACCACGCTCACCGCGATCCGGGCAGTGCTCGCTAGGTAG
- a CDS encoding MGMT family protein, with protein sequence MTPDEYVEAVLEVVERIPPGRVMSYGAIAEFLAEASGRCSPRQVGTIMARHGAAVPWHRVVAGGGRLPPGHEGRATELLRAEGTPLARSGRVIMTEASWWPGTT encoded by the coding sequence GTGACACCCGATGAGTATGTCGAGGCCGTGTTAGAGGTGGTCGAGCGCATCCCGCCCGGCCGGGTCATGTCCTACGGCGCGATCGCCGAATTCCTCGCCGAGGCTTCCGGACGCTGCTCGCCGCGCCAGGTCGGCACGATCATGGCCCGCCACGGCGCGGCGGTCCCGTGGCACCGCGTCGTCGCCGGCGGCGGCCGGCTGCCCCCGGGTCACGAGGGTCGCGCGACGGAGCTGCTGCGTGCCGAGGGCACACCGCTGGCCCGCAGCGGCCGCGTGATCATGACCGAAGCGTCCTGGTGGCCGGGCACTACCTAG
- a CDS encoding DUF3107 domain-containing protein: protein MEVKIGVQFAARELVLESTQSPAEVEEAVTTALGSETGVLTLTDEKGRRVIVPVAKLAYIEIAESAPRSVGFTAR from the coding sequence GTGGAGGTCAAGATCGGTGTGCAGTTCGCCGCGCGCGAGCTGGTGCTGGAGTCCACCCAGAGCCCGGCCGAGGTCGAGGAGGCGGTGACCACAGCGCTCGGCTCCGAGACGGGCGTTCTGACGCTCACCGATGAGAAGGGTCGCCGGGTCATCGTGCCCGTCGCCAAGCTCGCCTACATCGAGATCGCCGAGTCCGCCCCGAGGTCCGTGGGGTTCACGGCCCGCTAG
- a CDS encoding pirin family protein has translation MPAISVENVLALPRVPEPDAAVANERRVVSVTTAPSGFEGEGFPVRRAFAGVDTRHLDPFIHMDQMGEIEYAPGEPKGTPWHPHRGFETVTYMLDGVLRHQDSNGGGGLITSGDTQWMTAGRGLLHIEAPPEEVVMAGGLFHGFQLWVNLPASQKMIDPRYQDIRGGEVKLLSSADGGALLRLIAGSVAGHDGPGSTHTPITLIHATVAPGAQLRLPWRADFNALVYTLAGAGSVGTAKQPVKLGQLAVFGPGDVITLAADQQQESRHQQLDVLILGGKPIREPVAQYGPFVMNTRDELVTAFEDFQAGRLGVVPALH, from the coding sequence ATGCCAGCGATCAGTGTGGAGAATGTGCTCGCTCTGCCGCGCGTGCCCGAGCCGGACGCCGCGGTGGCCAACGAGCGACGGGTGGTCTCCGTGACCACGGCGCCCTCGGGCTTCGAGGGCGAGGGGTTCCCGGTGCGCCGCGCCTTCGCCGGCGTCGACACGCGCCACCTCGACCCCTTCATTCATATGGACCAGATGGGCGAGATCGAATATGCGCCGGGTGAGCCCAAGGGCACCCCGTGGCACCCGCACCGCGGCTTCGAGACCGTCACCTACATGCTCGACGGCGTCCTGCGCCACCAGGACTCCAACGGCGGCGGCGGGCTGATCACCAGCGGCGACACGCAGTGGATGACGGCGGGCCGCGGCCTGCTGCACATCGAGGCGCCGCCGGAGGAGGTCGTGATGGCCGGTGGGCTCTTCCACGGCTTCCAGCTCTGGGTCAACCTGCCCGCGTCGCAGAAGATGATCGACCCCCGCTACCAGGACATCCGGGGCGGCGAGGTGAAGCTGCTCAGCTCCGCCGACGGCGGTGCGTTGCTGCGGCTGATCGCGGGTTCGGTCGCGGGCCACGACGGCCCGGGTTCGACCCACACGCCGATCACGCTGATCCACGCCACGGTCGCTCCCGGCGCGCAGCTCCGGCTGCCGTGGCGGGCCGACTTCAACGCGCTCGTCTACACCCTCGCGGGTGCGGGCTCGGTCGGCACGGCGAAGCAGCCGGTCAAGCTCGGGCAGCTCGCGGTCTTCGGCCCCGGCGACGTGATCACCCTCGCCGCCGACCAGCAGCAGGAGAGCCGGCACCAGCAGCTCGACGTGCTCATCCTCGGCGGCAAGCCGATCCGTGAGCCGGTCGCGCAGTACGGCCCGTTCGTCATGAACACCCGCGACGAGCTGGTGACGGCGTTCGAGGACTTCCAGGCCGGACGGCTCGGCGTGGTCCCCGCCCTGCACTAG
- a CDS encoding ferritin-like fold-containing protein, with protein sequence MSDSSAEGVIDLLGMLAYGELVAFDQMAADARLAPDLTRRGILCEMAAVEIANYRRVADRLIELGVDVEAAMVPFEPALTAYHDETEPVSWHEALIKAYIGNGISDDFFREIAAWLEPADRDLVLRVIHDSAYDDYAAEEIRAAIAADPKIVNALSMWARRLVGEALSQAVRVATERPALAALLGGSAEGGGDAPIWRNLTTAHSARMTAVGLNN encoded by the coding sequence GTGTCTGATTCCAGCGCAGAAGGCGTCATCGATTTGCTGGGCATGCTCGCGTACGGCGAGCTGGTGGCCTTCGATCAGATGGCGGCCGATGCCCGGCTTGCCCCGGATCTGACCCGACGCGGCATCCTCTGCGAGATGGCGGCGGTCGAGATAGCCAACTACCGCCGGGTCGCCGATCGCCTGATCGAGCTGGGCGTCGACGTCGAGGCCGCGATGGTGCCCTTCGAGCCGGCACTGACCGCCTATCACGACGAGACCGAGCCGGTCAGCTGGCACGAAGCGCTCATCAAGGCCTATATCGGCAACGGCATCTCCGACGACTTCTTCCGCGAGATAGCCGCCTGGCTGGAGCCGGCCGACCGCGACCTCGTCCTGCGCGTGATCCATGACAGCGCTTATGACGACTACGCCGCCGAGGAGATCCGGGCGGCGATCGCCGCCGACCCCAAGATCGTCAATGCGCTCTCGATGTGGGCGCGGCGGCTGGTCGGCGAGGCACTGTCACAGGCCGTGCGTGTCGCGACCGAACGGCCCGCCCTCGCCGCACTGCTGGGCGGGTCGGCCGAGGGCGGCGGTGACGCTCCGATCTGGCGGAACCTGACCACCGCCCATTCGGCCCGGATGACCGCGGTAGGACTCAACAACTAG
- a CDS encoding alpha/beta fold hydrolase produces MIRATLATEELLPPEGELAPPWPGRMIRLEGADTYVRDTPSGLPDAEAAFYVHGLGGSSQNWTDLAGLLSSRLDGHAIDLPGFGRSAPATRYGQTAMATRIIAWIEESGRAPVHLLGNSLGGVVCVRVAAARPDLVRTLTLISPAMPFLDPRRSVHGRLVPLLAIPRVDRLAARRMAGIDPADLVAQVLQANWADPSRVPDQRMAEAIAEARLRREIGHFSAAYVGTLRSLVGSFVRAQFPGAGSLWSIARRITTPTLVIAGMSDQLVDVRVAPRVARAIPDSRLLMLPNVGHVAQMEVPRLVARAVFGLLD; encoded by the coding sequence GTGATCCGGGCGACGCTCGCGACGGAGGAGCTGCTGCCGCCCGAGGGTGAGCTGGCGCCGCCGTGGCCCGGTCGCATGATCAGGCTGGAGGGTGCCGACACCTACGTCCGGGACACCCCGTCCGGGCTGCCCGATGCCGAAGCCGCCTTCTACGTGCACGGGCTGGGCGGATCGTCGCAGAACTGGACCGATCTCGCCGGACTGCTCTCGTCCCGCCTCGACGGCCACGCGATCGACCTGCCCGGGTTCGGCCGCAGCGCTCCAGCGACCCGCTACGGGCAGACCGCGATGGCGACCCGGATCATCGCCTGGATCGAGGAGTCCGGCCGGGCCCCGGTGCATCTGCTCGGCAACTCGCTGGGCGGGGTGGTCTGCGTTCGGGTCGCAGCGGCTCGACCCGACCTGGTCCGCACCCTGACACTGATCTCTCCGGCGATGCCCTTCCTCGACCCGCGGCGGTCGGTGCATGGCCGTCTGGTGCCGCTGCTGGCGATCCCACGGGTGGACCGGCTCGCCGCCCGCCGGATGGCCGGGATCGATCCGGCTGATCTCGTCGCCCAGGTGTTGCAGGCCAACTGGGCCGATCCCAGCCGGGTCCCGGATCAGCGGATGGCGGAGGCGATCGCCGAGGCCCGCCTGCGGCGGGAGATCGGCCACTTCTCCGCCGCCTATGTCGGCACTCTGCGCAGCCTGGTCGGCAGTTTCGTCCGAGCGCAGTTCCCCGGTGCCGGATCGCTCTGGTCGATCGCTCGTCGGATCACCACTCCGACCCTGGTCATCGCGGGTATGAGCGACCAGCTCGTCGATGTCCGGGTGGCGCCGAGGGTGGCCCGGGCGATCCCGGACTCGCGGCTGCTGATGCTGCCGAATGTGGGCCATGTCGCGCAGATGGAGGTGCCCCGCCTGGTCGCGCGTGCGGTCTTCGGCCTGCTCGACTGA
- the moeZ gene encoding adenylyltransferase/sulfurtransferase MoeZ has protein sequence MSLPPLVEPAESLSVDEIRRYSRHLIIPDVGVEGQKRLKNAKVLCVGAGGLGSPALMYLAAAGVGTLGIVEFDTVDESNLQRQIIHGQSDIGRSKAESAANSIREINPYVDVVIHNTAIDRENVFDIFSQYDLIVDGTDNFATRYLVNDAAVLLGKPYVWGSIYRFDGQASVFWSEHGPCYRCLYPEPPPPGMVPSCAEGGVLGVLCASIGSIQVTEAIKLLTGIGEPLVGSLIVYDALEMTYRKIRVRKDPACVLCGENATQTALLEDYDDFCGAVSDEAAEAAADSTITAGELKEWQDAGKDIFLVDVREPAEFEIVRIPGSTLIPKGDIINGSALAGLPQDKQIVLHCKSGVRSAEALAALKAAGFKNSVHVQGGVIAWIRQVDPSLPAY, from the coding sequence GTGTCGTTGCCGCCGCTGGTCGAGCCAGCCGAGTCACTCTCGGTCGACGAGATCCGCCGCTACTCGCGCCACCTGATCATCCCGGACGTCGGGGTCGAGGGGCAGAAGCGGCTCAAGAACGCCAAGGTGCTGTGTGTGGGCGCCGGGGGGCTCGGTTCGCCGGCCCTGATGTATCTCGCCGCAGCCGGTGTCGGCACGCTCGGCATCGTCGAGTTCGACACGGTTGACGAGTCGAACCTCCAGCGGCAGATCATCCACGGTCAGTCCGACATCGGCCGCTCCAAGGCCGAGTCCGCAGCCAACTCGATCAGGGAGATCAATCCTTACGTCGACGTGGTCATCCACAACACCGCGATCGACCGGGAAAACGTCTTCGACATCTTCTCGCAGTACGACCTCATCGTCGACGGCACCGACAACTTCGCCACGCGCTACCTGGTGAACGACGCGGCCGTGCTGCTCGGAAAGCCCTACGTGTGGGGCTCCATCTACCGCTTCGACGGTCAGGCCAGCGTCTTCTGGTCGGAGCACGGCCCCTGCTACCGGTGCCTCTACCCCGAGCCGCCGCCGCCCGGGATGGTCCCCTCCTGCGCCGAGGGCGGTGTGCTCGGCGTGCTCTGCGCCAGCATCGGCTCGATCCAGGTGACCGAGGCGATCAAGCTGCTCACCGGCATCGGCGAGCCGCTCGTGGGCTCGCTCATCGTCTATGACGCGCTGGAGATGACCTACCGCAAGATCCGTGTTCGCAAGGACCCGGCCTGCGTGCTCTGCGGCGAGAACGCCACCCAGACGGCGCTGCTGGAGGATTACGACGACTTCTGCGGTGCCGTCTCCGACGAGGCCGCCGAAGCCGCCGCGGACTCGACGATCACGGCCGGCGAGCTCAAGGAGTGGCAGGACGCGGGCAAGGACATCTTCCTCGTCGACGTCCGCGAGCCCGCCGAGTTCGAGATCGTCCGCATCCCGGGCTCGACGCTGATCCCCAAGGGCGACATCATCAACGGCTCAGCCCTGGCGGGCCTGCCGCAGGACAAGCAGATCGTCCTGCACTGCAAGTCGGGCGTTCGTTCCGCAGAGGCCCTGGCGGCCCTCAAGGCGGCCGGCTTCAAGAACTCCGTCCACGTCCAGGGCGGCGTCATCGCCTGGATCCGCCAGGTGGACCCGTCGCTGCCGGCCTACTGA